In Opitutaceae bacterium, the sequence GGGGGTTTTCTGCCACTTATTGGCGCCAGCCACCCCTTAGCCCTTCGCATTTGGATGAATTTGCCCTCGCGCCGCCTCCTCGTTGTAAGTGGTTTGTCTGCACCGAAAAACGATTGGGAGGCTGTCCTCCTGATGGCAGGGTATGAGCGGGTCGCCTTCGCCGGACCTGACACTGCGCTCTCCTCGCTGCGCCATGGTGCCTATGATTTGGTGCTGGTCGATGAGGTGCTTGCGGATGGGTACTCAGCCGCCTCTCTGGCGGTCGAGATTCGCGACCAGTTGGGAGTACCGGTTGTCTTTGCGGGACGAGCCGAAGACCCGGCTGCCTTCCATCGCCTGAAAGAGGCGGATCCCTTTGCCTTTGTCACACTTCCGTGGTCGGCGCCTGGCGTACGGGTGCAGATCGAGCTCGCGTTGCACCGCCTAGACCAGGAGCGGGAGCGCGCGCGGATGCTTCCGGGAAGGCTGCTTGCGCATGAACGCCTTGAGGGGCTGGATGCGATGCTTCCCATCTGTGCGAGTTGCAAGAAGATCAGTTCGCACGAAGGGCGTTGGACCAAGTTGGAGGAATATTTCTCCAAGCATGCGCACGTTCAGTTTACGCATAGTTTTTGCCCCGAGTGCGAGCAGCGCCTTTATGGCGCACCCGCAGCCCGCCGTGCCGGGGGACCGCGGGACTAGGAGGCGGCAATAAAAAACCCGCTCCCATGAGGAGCGGGTCAAAAGGGAAACGACTGAGACTATTAGGCTTTCTCGACCAGACCGGCCTTGATGGCCTTGACCGATACAAGCATGCGCTTGGTGCCGCCGTTGGGGAGCTTCACCCGAATGCGCTGAAGATTCGGACGGAACTTGCGCTTCGTGATGCTCGTCACGTGCGTGCCGATGCCGCCGCTCTTCTTGCTCTGACCTTTACGGTTGATGATGCTGCCCTTGACGGGGCGTTTGCCGGTGATAGCGCAAATCTTGG encodes:
- the rpmB gene encoding 50S ribosomal protein L28 gives rise to the protein MAKICAITGKRPVKGSIINRKGQSKKSGGIGTHVTSITKRKFRPNLQRIRVKLPNGGTKRMLVSVKAIKAGLVEKA